GGCGTCGCCTCTGTGATCGTGATGCTGGCGATCGCGGAAGGAGCCAGCTTTGAAGCTCAACAGCAAATTGAATCGCTGGGCGTGCGCAACATCATTGTTCGCAGCAAGAAGCCGATTGAAGACACGGAATCCGGCAATTCAGGATCCGAATTCGTTTTGGCCTATGGTCTGACGTGGGACGATCTTGATCGCATCAACGCGACCATCAAAGTCGCGACTGGCGCGACGCCATTGCGAGAGTTCCGGAAGGAAATTCGACACCTGAACCGCAGCCTGGAAGGCCGAGTCGTCGGCGCCACGGCCGACTACCTTGAACTCACGTCGTCAAAGCTGCAGAGCGGTCGGTTTCTGCAACCCGTCGATGTGTCCAGTTATCAGAATGTGTGCGTGATCGGATCGGAACTGGCAGACAAGCTGTTTCCCTATGAAAACCCACTGCAGAAAACCGTCCGCATTGGAGCCAACCACTTCTATCGGATCGTTGGCGTCACAGAATACCGATCACCGACCGGCGGAGCGGGCTCAAGCTTAAGTGCCGAAGACTACAACCGCGATGTGTACATTCCTGTGACGACTGATCGTGCTCGCTTCGGGGAAATGATCGTCTACGAAACGTCGGGCTCGCAGTCGTTCGAACGAATTGAACTCAGCCAGATCACCGTTCAAATCGATGACCGTAAGAATGTGCAGAAGGCCGCCACCGCGATCG
This DNA window, taken from Fuerstiella marisgermanici, encodes the following:
- a CDS encoding ABC transporter permease: MRRLMLIIPLTRTAIRSLMLHKLRSFLTMLGLVFGVASVIVMLAIAEGASFEAQQQIESLGVRNIIVRSKKPIEDTESGNSGSEFVLAYGLTWDDLDRINATIKVATGATPLREFRKEIRHLNRSLEGRVVGATADYLELTSSKLQSGRFLQPVDVSSYQNVCVIGSELADKLFPYENPLQKTVRIGANHFYRIVGVTEYRSPTGGAGSSLSAEDYNRDVYIPVTTDRARFGEMIVYETSGSQSFERIELSQITVQIDDRKNVQKAATAIEDLLAAFHTKQDFSVIIPLELLKQAEQTQRIFSLLLGSTAGISLLVGGIGIMNIMLATVTERTREIGIRRALGAKRGDIISQFLIETALLSLAGAMLGAVLGLAVPSAVSWMTGRVTIITPFAPLLAVGVAFLVGTSFGVYPARRAAMLHPIEALRNE